One window of Thiomicrorhabdus lithotrophica genomic DNA carries:
- the trkA gene encoding Trk system potassium transporter TrkA → MNIVILGAGQVGSSLAELLAQESNDVTVVDLDRLQLQRLQDRLDIRTVVGHGSHPDILAQAGLEDADMLIAATQNDETNILACHLAHSLYKTGKKIARVRSRSYLDHPELFDRSENTSAIPIDVLISPESLVTDYILQLIDYPGSLQVIDFAEGKVRLVAMRAYADGTLVGKQINSLSDHLPSNIKTRIVAVYRRNQVVMPTGSTKIKAGDEVFFLAEAEHISIIVNELRRSKERPSRRIMIGGGGNIGFNLAQALEKAHQVKLIDRNMQQSREIAESLDNTIIIHGDVSDKDLLLEENIDEIDLYVAVTNNDEANIISGMLAKKLGVRRVIALVNNQSYVELIQRNSIDVALSADSITTSHLLHYTRKGDTVKVATLRKGAAEAMEVIAHGSENTSQIIGKKIGDIEWPSDITVGCIIRDDKVIIAHRELTIEAEDHAILFLSNSENAVEIANLFSPETKRSWFS, encoded by the coding sequence ATGAATATCGTTATATTAGGGGCTGGACAAGTAGGCTCTTCTTTAGCTGAGTTACTTGCTCAAGAAAGCAATGATGTGACCGTCGTTGACTTAGACAGACTTCAACTGCAAAGATTGCAGGATAGACTTGATATACGAACCGTTGTAGGTCACGGTTCTCATCCTGATATTTTGGCACAAGCTGGATTAGAAGACGCTGACATGCTGATTGCAGCCACCCAAAATGATGAAACCAATATTTTGGCCTGTCATTTAGCTCACAGCCTTTACAAGACAGGTAAAAAGATTGCCCGAGTGCGTAGTCGTTCTTATCTTGACCATCCTGAACTTTTTGACCGCTCAGAAAACACCTCGGCAATCCCTATTGACGTTCTAATCAGCCCAGAATCACTGGTAACTGATTATATATTACAACTTATCGACTACCCAGGATCACTTCAAGTCATTGACTTTGCCGAGGGTAAAGTTCGATTGGTCGCCATGCGCGCCTATGCAGATGGAACCTTAGTTGGTAAACAAATTAACTCTCTCAGTGACCATTTGCCAAGTAATATCAAAACTCGAATTGTTGCTGTGTACCGTCGAAATCAAGTGGTTATGCCAACCGGCAGTACTAAGATTAAGGCGGGAGATGAGGTCTTTTTCTTAGCGGAAGCAGAGCATATTTCGATTATCGTTAACGAACTGCGTCGAAGCAAAGAACGCCCATCACGCCGCATCATGATTGGTGGCGGTGGCAATATCGGTTTCAACCTGGCACAAGCTTTGGAAAAAGCGCACCAAGTTAAATTAATTGATCGTAATATGCAACAGTCTCGCGAAATTGCCGAATCTTTAGACAACACTATCATTATTCATGGTGATGTCTCAGATAAAGATTTGTTGTTAGAAGAAAATATCGATGAAATTGATTTATATGTCGCTGTAACCAACAACGATGAAGCAAATATCATCTCAGGAATGCTTGCTAAAAAATTGGGGGTTCGCCGTGTTATTGCTTTAGTAAACAATCAATCTTACGTTGAACTTATTCAGCGCAACAGTATTGATGTGGCTCTCTCTGCTGATAGCATCACGACTAGCCACCTGCTTCACTACACACGCAAAGGGGATACGGTTAAGGTAGCCACTTTGCGTAAAGGGGCTGCTGAAGCAATGGAGGTAATTGCGCACGGTAGTGAAAACACCTCACAGATTATCGGTAAAAAAATCGGTGATATTGAATGGCCTAGTGATATTACCGTTGGCTGTATTATTCGAGACGATAAAGTTATTATCGCCCACAGAGAGTTAACGATTGAAGCAGAAGATCACGCGATTCTATTCTTAAGCAACTCTGAAAATGCCGTTGAAATTGCAAATTTATTCTCACCAGAAACAAAACGTAGCTGGTTTAGCTAA
- a CDS encoding sigma-54-dependent transcriptional regulator, producing MKPVKLLIVDDEKDIRSLMEEIFIEEGYQVETAANGVQAQNAWRSFLPDLIFLDVWMPDIDGISLLKQMQDEGVLENTKVIMMSGHGTIETAIEATRLGAYDFLEKPLSLAKLIVTAERAIEHNQLNQENRQLKQKQPEQFLPIGKSKSVIQLRETLDRLSKFTMPILVTGESGTGKHHFAEAIHKTSQRHPSSCTPFHALDFNQLCLPENLDKLKKSLREVHQGTLIIANIEELSEDAQTLLSNIVLKQCYKLDNTSDAVCIDIRVIALTKGDLEGAVANQTFREDLYQRLKVMPIHIPALRQHTEDIPELVDYFVDHFVSFEGLEYRHFSVSAQNILRQHTWPGNLKELKNLIQRLLILGSGDVSDEEVRELLLNSQASNALNHVVDTSLPLKEGKEQFEARYLSQLLRETSGNVSETAKRSGVDRTNLYRKLKALGINPKNPQ from the coding sequence ATGAAACCAGTTAAATTATTAATTGTGGATGATGAAAAAGATATTCGCAGTTTAATGGAAGAAATTTTTATTGAAGAAGGCTACCAGGTAGAAACAGCCGCAAATGGTGTTCAAGCTCAAAATGCATGGCGTAGTTTTTTACCTGATTTGATTTTTCTTGATGTTTGGATGCCCGACATTGATGGAATTTCTTTACTCAAGCAGATGCAGGATGAAGGTGTTTTAGAAAACACCAAAGTCATTATGATGTCTGGACACGGAACCATCGAAACGGCTATTGAAGCAACCCGATTAGGCGCTTATGACTTTTTAGAAAAACCACTCTCTTTGGCCAAATTAATTGTCACTGCAGAACGTGCGATTGAACACAATCAGCTTAACCAAGAAAACCGTCAACTTAAACAGAAACAACCTGAGCAGTTTTTACCTATTGGTAAAAGTAAATCTGTGATTCAGTTAAGGGAAACTTTGGATCGTCTGTCTAAATTTACTATGCCAATTTTGGTTACGGGTGAAAGCGGCACAGGTAAACACCATTTTGCAGAGGCTATTCATAAAACAAGTCAACGCCACCCTTCCTCTTGCACGCCTTTTCATGCTTTAGATTTTAACCAGCTCTGTCTACCTGAAAACCTCGACAAACTCAAAAAATCCCTTAGAGAGGTACATCAGGGCACGCTTATTATTGCGAATATTGAAGAACTGTCAGAAGATGCACAAACACTCCTTTCAAACATTGTTTTAAAACAATGCTACAAATTAGACAACACCAGTGATGCCGTTTGTATTGATATTAGAGTCATCGCCTTAACCAAAGGGGACTTAGAAGGCGCGGTCGCTAACCAAACTTTTAGAGAAGACCTGTATCAAAGACTTAAAGTCATGCCTATTCATATTCCTGCTCTTCGTCAACACACCGAAGATATTCCCGAGCTAGTAGATTATTTTGTTGACCACTTTGTATCGTTTGAAGGTTTAGAATACCGCCACTTTAGTGTTTCTGCCCAAAATATTTTGCGCCAACATACCTGGCCTGGTAATTTAAAAGAATTAAAGAACTTAATTCAACGCCTACTCATTTTAGGCAGCGGCGATGTGAGTGATGAAGAAGTTAGAGAGCTACTACTAAATTCGCAAGCTAGCAATGCATTGAATCATGTCGTTGATACAAGCCTACCTTTAAAAGAAGGTAAGGAGCAGTTTGAAGCCCGCTATCTTAGTCAGCTTTTACGTGAAACAAGTGGAAACGTTTCAGAAACAGCCAAACGATCTGGCGTAGATAGAACTAATTTATACCGTAAATTAAAAGCGCTAGGAATCAATCCAAAAAACCCTCAGTAG
- a CDS encoding ATP-binding protein, with product MNSYWRYIKQYGWLTLLSSLLLMALVVMSQTLQNASSFADSYSALLFFTVAGTAVLLVLLLRTIFKLYIQFRKKVPGSKVTVRLTVIASLVLGIPTAIIFYFSLNFIQQGINQWFDVKTEIALDNATSLVRISLDNKTRDSLKLTQSITDANRELLSTSPGIAVNTLRQQLNAQEVALYSINQQLIAFSSEYATAILPETPGANLFQQIRNDKTYAALENRPGATIQEDFIRVVIPFSDTNLNTQHALQVIFPIPADITLLSQSVGTASGQYKELSYLKGPLTASFILILSMVLLLTLVTAVLFTIQAVQNFTRPIRTLAKGTRAVSKGDYSVKMHVPQNDEFGDLIQSFNDMIQRISKARNEIKLGHQQTEVQKLYLQAIIKNLSSGVVTLDMHYRIRTINDTVQVILNTDLRRHIGKKITDITDREDTAHLMDLVNKIAPKFEKSSKPWTVQLDFACKKGQKILMVHGSTLPSIDQKIGGYVIVIDDITELVQAQLHAAWSDVARRLAHEIKNPLTPIQLSAERLKFKLHNKLDDTDQALLSRMTETIIEQVSTMQKLVQAFSDYANTPEVQLVPTKINKLISNIAEMYRDPEALWKVMAELDDNCPPALIDSSRLRQLLHNLIKNAIEATENTILPKIIVKTLCTENDWLTLSICDNGPGIPEEAQNWIFEPYATDKPKGTGLGLAVVRKIVEEHHGKITLTSSRDNGTCFIIKLPIISSENA from the coding sequence ATGAATTCATACTGGCGCTATATAAAACAATATGGGTGGTTAACCCTACTTTCGAGTTTGTTGCTTATGGCTTTGGTGGTCATGAGTCAAACCTTACAAAACGCTTCAAGTTTTGCTGACAGTTATTCTGCTCTACTTTTTTTCACGGTTGCCGGCACAGCCGTACTTCTGGTTCTGCTTCTGCGAACTATTTTCAAACTCTATATACAGTTTCGTAAAAAAGTACCAGGCTCAAAAGTTACCGTTCGTCTAACCGTTATTGCTAGCTTGGTACTTGGAATCCCAACGGCCATTATTTTCTATTTTTCCTTAAACTTTATTCAACAAGGTATCAACCAATGGTTTGATGTTAAAACAGAAATCGCTTTGGACAATGCCACTTCTTTAGTGCGTATTAGCTTAGATAACAAAACACGTGACAGCTTAAAACTTACGCAGTCCATTACTGATGCCAATCGCGAATTATTAAGCACCTCTCCAGGCATTGCAGTCAACACTTTACGCCAACAACTTAACGCTCAAGAAGTCGCACTTTACAGTATTAACCAACAACTCATTGCCTTCAGTAGTGAATACGCCACGGCCATTTTGCCTGAAACCCCTGGTGCCAACCTATTTCAACAAATACGTAATGACAAAACTTACGCTGCTCTAGAAAATAGACCTGGTGCCACCATTCAGGAAGATTTCATTCGAGTTGTGATCCCTTTTTCAGATACTAACCTTAATACACAACACGCTTTGCAGGTCATCTTTCCCATTCCTGCCGATATCACGTTGCTCTCCCAATCGGTTGGTACCGCCTCAGGTCAATATAAAGAACTGTCCTATTTAAAAGGACCGCTAACCGCGAGTTTTATTTTGATTCTCTCAATGGTGTTATTGCTTACTTTGGTTACCGCCGTACTTTTTACCATTCAAGCGGTTCAAAACTTTACACGCCCAATCAGAACATTGGCAAAAGGAACCCGAGCGGTTTCTAAAGGTGACTATAGCGTCAAAATGCACGTGCCACAAAACGATGAATTTGGTGACTTAATCCAATCCTTTAACGACATGATTCAACGTATTTCTAAAGCACGTAACGAGATTAAACTCGGACACCAGCAAACAGAGGTACAAAAACTCTATTTACAGGCGATTATCAAAAACCTCTCTAGTGGCGTCGTAACTCTGGACATGCACTACCGTATTCGTACTATCAACGATACGGTGCAAGTAATATTAAATACCGATTTAAGACGACATATTGGTAAAAAAATTACCGACATTACAGACAGAGAAGACACCGCTCATCTCATGGATTTAGTAAATAAAATCGCACCTAAGTTTGAGAAAAGTTCTAAACCCTGGACAGTACAGTTAGATTTTGCCTGTAAAAAAGGTCAAAAAATATTAATGGTTCATGGATCAACTCTGCCTAGTATCGACCAGAAAATAGGTGGTTACGTTATTGTGATTGATGATATTACTGAACTAGTGCAAGCTCAGCTTCATGCAGCCTGGAGTGACGTTGCTCGTCGCCTTGCGCATGAAATTAAAAACCCTCTGACCCCGATTCAACTCTCAGCCGAGCGTTTAAAGTTCAAACTGCATAATAAACTGGATGACACTGACCAGGCCTTACTTAGCCGCATGACAGAAACGATTATCGAGCAAGTGTCTACCATGCAAAAACTGGTACAAGCCTTTAGTGACTATGCCAACACCCCCGAAGTGCAACTTGTGCCAACCAAAATTAATAAACTGATTTCTAATATTGCAGAAATGTACCGAGATCCTGAAGCGTTATGGAAAGTCATGGCGGAACTCGATGACAACTGCCCGCCTGCTTTAATTGACAGTTCACGCCTAAGGCAACTTTTACACAATTTAATCAAAAATGCGATTGAGGCGACCGAAAATACTATTTTGCCTAAAATCATTGTAAAAACCCTATGTACAGAGAATGATTGGTTGACCTTATCAATTTGTGATAACGGCCCAGGGATTCCAGAAGAAGCCCAAAACTGGATTTTTGAACCTTACGCTACTGACAAACCTAAAGGCACAGGTCTAGGTTTGGCAGTTGTACGCAAAATTGTTGAAGAACATCACGGTAAAATAACCCTGACATCTTCCCGCGATAATGGAACCTGTTTTATAATAAAACTACCTATAATCTCAAGTGAGAATGCATGA
- a CDS encoding DUF4390 domain-containing protein: MNSANAFAVLISQIIYAFHRAPLSFKLKGLKKSLIKTLFMILPGLVIATPGLADYEIEILKVRDYQQNKQLLIDSESRFNLPQEVIDAVHHEIPLSFNTRIELTERKSLLGFGYERSRNIIEYRTDLYAYGVNRLYALYNHRNKKTQTFITIDEALQTLATLQAFPVASLSELHPEQRYTLRMRISLDFWKLPTPLILEALTTSTWRLESQWFETSLQTPLSWQ, encoded by the coding sequence ATGAATTCAGCAAATGCATTTGCCGTTCTAATCTCGCAAATCATTTATGCATTTCATCGCGCACCTCTTTCATTCAAGCTTAAAGGCCTTAAAAAATCATTAATAAAAACCTTATTCATGATTCTACCAGGCCTGGTAATAGCCACACCTGGTCTAGCAGATTATGAAATCGAAATCCTTAAAGTGCGTGATTATCAGCAGAATAAACAACTCCTAATCGACTCAGAAAGCCGCTTTAATCTTCCCCAAGAAGTCATTGACGCCGTACATCATGAAATCCCTTTAAGCTTTAATACACGTATAGAATTAACTGAGCGTAAAAGCCTATTGGGGTTTGGGTATGAACGTTCCAGAAATATCATTGAATACCGTACAGATTTATACGCTTATGGGGTAAACCGTTTGTATGCGCTCTACAATCATCGCAACAAAAAAACACAAACCTTTATTACCATAGACGAAGCTTTGCAAACCTTAGCCACACTGCAGGCCTTTCCTGTTGCATCTCTTTCTGAATTACACCCAGAACAGCGGTATACTTTACGAATGAGAATTTCCCTAGATTTTTGGAAGTTACCGACACCATTGATTTTAGAAGCCTTAACCACTTCAACTTGGCGACTAGAAAGCCAATGGTTTGAAACATCTTTACAAACACCGTTGAGTTGGCAATGA
- the rsmB gene encoding 16S rRNA (cytosine(967)-C(5))-methyltransferase RsmB encodes MSKQAANNTPNSGLNSRFIALKICLTVIESGRSLSQTLPEGLAQFQDRRERNFTQNMVIGTLRWQARLEAIRAQLLKKKLKEKDEDINQLILIGLYQILYMETPEHAAVSETVAVVQKLKKPWAKALVNGVLRTFLREQDAICAQADLKPANKYSHPQWLFKALRKGYPNDWESIMEANNAIAPLTLRVNTMKQTRDEFLALLKTVDMVATPHPTAPQGVILETSTDISQLPSYEDGGFSVQDGAAQQAANILKPQANERILDACAAPGGKTTHLLELSNNQASVFALEKMPERMDRLAENLYRLELDAEYTVGDASCPEEWWDKQLFDKILLDAPCSATGIIRRHPDIKWHRTEEDIEALVEIQASILKALWPTLKPGGQLLYATCSVLPQENTLQMQSFIESEATAKIIPLDLEATLTFDTPGNQYLPGRLGMDGFFYCLLEKSE; translated from the coding sequence ATGAGTAAGCAAGCAGCTAACAACACGCCCAACTCAGGTTTAAACAGTCGTTTTATTGCCCTTAAAATTTGTTTAACCGTCATTGAAAGCGGTCGCTCATTAAGCCAAACCTTGCCAGAAGGTCTGGCGCAGTTTCAAGACCGTAGAGAACGCAACTTCACTCAAAACATGGTGATAGGTACGCTTCGCTGGCAAGCGCGTTTAGAGGCCATTCGCGCTCAACTACTCAAAAAGAAATTAAAAGAGAAAGACGAAGACATTAACCAATTGATTCTGATCGGTCTGTACCAAATTCTCTATATGGAAACGCCGGAACACGCAGCGGTTTCTGAAACTGTCGCAGTCGTTCAAAAGCTTAAAAAGCCTTGGGCCAAAGCATTAGTTAACGGGGTTCTACGTACCTTCTTGCGCGAACAGGATGCCATTTGTGCACAAGCAGATCTAAAGCCAGCCAATAAATATTCTCACCCGCAATGGCTCTTTAAAGCATTACGCAAGGGCTATCCCAATGACTGGGAATCCATTATGGAAGCGAATAATGCCATTGCTCCGCTGACCTTGCGCGTGAATACCATGAAGCAAACGCGCGATGAGTTTTTAGCGCTATTGAAAACGGTTGATATGGTTGCCACCCCTCACCCAACCGCTCCACAAGGCGTTATTTTAGAAACCAGTACCGATATTTCACAACTGCCAAGCTATGAAGATGGCGGTTTTAGCGTGCAAGATGGTGCCGCTCAACAAGCCGCCAACATCTTAAAACCGCAAGCCAATGAACGCATATTAGATGCTTGCGCGGCGCCTGGTGGAAAAACCACTCACCTTTTAGAATTATCTAATAACCAGGCAAGCGTTTTTGCATTAGAAAAAATGCCTGAACGCATGGATCGTTTAGCCGAGAACTTATATCGCTTAGAGCTTGATGCCGAATATACGGTTGGCGATGCTTCTTGTCCTGAAGAGTGGTGGGATAAGCAATTGTTTGACAAAATTCTTTTGGATGCGCCTTGTTCAGCAACGGGAATTATCCGACGTCATCCGGATATCAAATGGCACAGAACTGAAGAAGACATCGAAGCGTTAGTTGAGATTCAAGCGAGTATCTTAAAAGCATTATGGCCAACCTTAAAACCAGGTGGCCAACTACTCTACGCAACCTGTTCGGTTCTACCGCAAGAGAATACGTTACAGATGCAAAGCTTTATTGAGTCAGAAGCTACCGCCAAAATCATCCCTTTAGATTTGGAAGCGACACTTACTTTTGACACACCTGGCAATCAATACCTGCCAGGTCGTTTAGGGATGGATGGTTTCTTTTACTGCTTACTAGAGAAGAGTGAGTAG
- the fmt gene encoding methionyl-tRNA formyltransferase, whose amino-acid sequence MSQALRIIFAGTPDFSVAPLQALLNSQHDVIAVYTQPDRPAGRGRKLTASPVKQVAEENGIAVYQPESLKDVEAQQTLNSLNADIMIVVAYGLILPQVVLDMPKMGCLNIHASLLPRWRGAAPIQRAIESGDKESGVTIMQMNAGLDTGDMLYKLTTDITPDDTAQTLHDRLSVLGCEALIATLDGLQKQTITPEVQDESLVTYAEKMHKEEAEVQWNQPALKIVRKIQAFNPWPVAYTLFQDKPLRIWQARQLTAEEQQEFADMTKLPGLVLSLNKNGLIIATGDEPICVQQVQPAGKKAMSAYDFAQSRKLDGYQF is encoded by the coding sequence ATGAGCCAAGCATTACGCATTATTTTTGCGGGTACACCTGATTTTTCAGTTGCGCCACTTCAAGCCCTACTAAACTCTCAACACGATGTTATTGCCGTTTACACTCAACCTGACCGACCTGCTGGACGTGGACGCAAGCTCACCGCAAGCCCGGTTAAGCAGGTTGCAGAAGAAAATGGCATCGCAGTTTACCAACCTGAATCTTTAAAAGACGTAGAGGCTCAACAAACACTTAATAGCCTGAATGCAGATATTATGATTGTGGTTGCCTATGGACTCATTCTGCCTCAGGTTGTGCTGGATATGCCAAAGATGGGGTGCTTGAACATTCATGCTTCGCTACTTCCGCGCTGGCGTGGTGCGGCGCCAATTCAACGTGCGATTGAATCCGGTGACAAAGAAAGTGGCGTGACGATTATGCAGATGAATGCCGGCTTAGATACCGGCGATATGCTTTATAAGCTGACGACCGACATTACGCCTGATGACACGGCACAAACCCTACATGATCGTTTGAGTGTATTAGGTTGTGAAGCATTAATTGCTACCCTTGATGGCCTACAAAAACAAACAATTACGCCTGAAGTCCAAGATGAATCTTTGGTGACCTATGCTGAAAAAATGCATAAAGAAGAAGCTGAAGTGCAATGGAACCAACCTGCGCTGAAGATTGTTCGTAAAATCCAAGCGTTTAACCCTTGGCCAGTGGCTTATACTCTTTTTCAGGACAAACCATTACGTATCTGGCAGGCACGTCAATTAACCGCTGAAGAACAACAAGAATTTGCAGATATGACCAAGTTACCAGGCCTGGTGCTTTCGTTAAATAAAAATGGATTAATTATTGCCACTGGCGATGAACCAATCTGTGTGCAACAAGTTCAGCCTGCGGGCAAAAAAGCCATGAGTGCTTATGATTTTGCACAGTCTAGAAAGTTAGATGGCTACCAGTTCTAA
- the def gene encoding peptide deformylase encodes MEKLDIVLYPEAGLREVCAPVPEMNDEIDKLIDDMFYTMYDAPGIGLAAPQIAVQERIIVVDVSETKDQPIALINPEIIRSAGQISWEEGCLSIPGIYATVKRPSDIIVRGMNRDGKIIELEADELLAVCIQHEIDHLNGTLFIDHLSGLKRSRALQKFRKSLEEKEQ; translated from the coding sequence ATGGAAAAACTCGATATTGTTCTCTACCCTGAAGCTGGACTTCGTGAAGTCTGCGCCCCTGTTCCAGAAATGAATGATGAGATTGATAAGCTCATCGACGACATGTTTTACACCATGTATGATGCGCCAGGAATTGGCTTGGCCGCACCGCAAATTGCGGTTCAAGAGCGAATTATTGTGGTGGACGTTTCTGAAACTAAAGACCAACCGATTGCCTTAATCAATCCTGAAATAATTCGTTCGGCAGGACAAATTTCATGGGAAGAAGGTTGCCTGTCTATTCCAGGTATTTACGCAACCGTAAAAAGACCAAGCGATATTATTGTTCGCGGCATGAACCGTGACGGCAAAATCATAGAGCTTGAGGCCGATGAATTATTAGCCGTTTGTATTCAGCATGAAATTGATCATCTGAATGGAACTTTGTTTATTGACCATTTATCCGGATTGAAACGCAGTCGCGCTTTGCAGAAGTTCCGTAAATCACTTGAAGAAAAAGAGCAATAA
- the dprA gene encoding DNA-processing protein DprA: MSNFADLPTILRLHNCHVTFKQLEAIQQHFGSLNVALDSNESDWKHAELLKENQLAMLFSDDSKQRLEQALDWGQQTNQAWLMLGEMVYPKQLTEISDPPILLGVRGNAGLLNDPQIAIVGSRHASKQGAETAKDFAHYLSQQGLGITSGLALGIDTAAHQGALLGIGKTVAVVATGLDRIYPASNQKLGHQIVEEGVMISEFPLGTKPLNFNFPRRNRIISGLSVGTLVVEAALKSGSLITARTALEQGREVFAVPGSIHNPQAKGCHQLIKQGAKLVESGQDVLEELASNLQYALDLDSHEPQAAKTASTNHERNTSRLLEWIGYDAISLDELVVLSKMPVSGLQGELMMLELSGEIEALSAARWRRIK; this comes from the coding sequence ATGTCAAATTTTGCCGATTTACCCACAATCTTACGCCTACATAATTGCCATGTAACTTTTAAACAGTTAGAGGCCATTCAGCAGCACTTTGGCAGCTTAAATGTTGCGCTTGATTCTAATGAATCGGATTGGAAGCATGCCGAACTTTTAAAAGAAAATCAGTTGGCAATGTTATTTTCTGACGACTCAAAACAAAGATTAGAGCAGGCTTTAGATTGGGGACAACAAACTAACCAGGCCTGGTTAATGTTGGGCGAAATGGTATATCCTAAACAGCTTACTGAAATCAGTGATCCACCTATTTTGCTGGGTGTACGTGGTAATGCGGGGTTATTGAACGACCCGCAAATTGCGATTGTGGGCAGTCGACATGCATCCAAACAAGGTGCTGAAACGGCAAAGGATTTTGCTCATTATCTTTCACAGCAAGGTTTAGGTATTACGAGTGGGCTAGCATTGGGCATTGATACTGCAGCACATCAAGGCGCTTTGTTAGGTATAGGCAAAACCGTAGCGGTGGTGGCAACAGGGCTCGATCGGATTTATCCAGCCTCTAACCAAAAACTTGGGCACCAAATAGTAGAAGAGGGGGTGATGATTTCTGAATTCCCTCTAGGTACAAAACCTCTAAATTTCAATTTTCCAAGACGTAACCGTATCATTAGTGGTTTAAGTGTCGGTACTTTGGTAGTTGAAGCGGCTTTAAAAAGCGGATCCTTAATCACTGCCAGAACAGCTTTAGAACAAGGTCGAGAAGTGTTTGCGGTACCCGGTTCTATTCATAATCCTCAAGCAAAAGGTTGTCATCAGTTAATCAAGCAAGGTGCAAAGCTGGTTGAATCAGGTCAAGATGTTTTAGAAGAGCTAGCGAGCAATTTACAGTACGCTTTAGATCTCGATAGCCACGAGCCCCAAGCGGCTAAAACTGCATCGACTAATCACGAAAGAAACACAAGCCGTTTGTTAGAGTGGATTGGTTATGATGCCATTAGCCTGGATGAACTTGTGGTGTTGAGTAAAATGCCGGTATCAGGGCTGCAAGGTGAGTTAATGATGTTGGAGCTGTCAGGTGAAATTGAGGCTTTGTCTGCAGCGCGTTGGCGTAGAATTAAATAA
- a CDS encoding ATP-binding protein — MERQNHIQASLDKGIYFLTFCSTVTQAVLQVKNSPVIQYDALIIDESALNQHDLTELKSFREYSCFGLTPFILQVNNPQSDAIQKGFDLGMYFYLIYPFKAELLNTVILTATLGLSNHQEISKRLANFEIAHPRLQKAVFHIQTVSEAQAIASVLAYMTPDQKRIAIGLFELILNSIEHGNLGIGYKLKSQLITNSKLQTEVTRRLSLEENSDKFVTVTLERKTDFFEFTISDNGAGFNYTNFLDFEENRATDSHGRGIMIANRLSFDYLEYRDSGSTVICRVNT, encoded by the coding sequence ATGGAAAGGCAAAACCATATTCAAGCTTCCTTGGATAAAGGAATTTATTTTCTGACGTTTTGTTCAACCGTTACACAAGCTGTTTTACAAGTTAAAAACTCTCCAGTCATTCAGTATGACGCATTGATAATTGATGAAAGCGCTCTGAACCAACATGACTTAACTGAACTTAAATCTTTTAGAGAATACTCATGCTTTGGATTAACCCCATTTATTTTACAAGTGAATAATCCACAGTCTGATGCTATTCAAAAAGGGTTTGATCTAGGAATGTATTTTTATTTAATTTATCCTTTCAAAGCCGAACTATTAAACACCGTTATACTTACGGCAACACTCGGCCTTAGTAATCATCAAGAGATTAGTAAACGTTTAGCCAATTTTGAGATAGCTCACCCTCGGTTACAAAAAGCGGTTTTTCATATTCAGACCGTTTCCGAAGCTCAGGCTATCGCCTCTGTTTTAGCCTATATGACCCCAGATCAAAAACGCATAGCCATTGGTTTATTTGAATTGATATTAAATTCAATTGAGCATGGAAATTTGGGCATTGGCTATAAATTAAAGTCACAATTAATTACAAATTCAAAACTTCAAACCGAAGTTACACGCCGACTATCTCTAGAAGAAAACAGTGACAAATTTGTTACCGTCACACTCGAACGAAAAACTGATTTTTTTGAATTTACTATTTCAGATAATGGCGCGGGATTTAATTACACAAACTTTTTAGATTTTGAAGAGAATCGTGCAACAGACAGTCATGGAAGAGGCATTATGATTGCCAATCGTTTAAGTTTTGATTATTTAGAGTATCGCGATTCTGGTTCAACCGTTATCTGCCGCGTTAACACTTAG